The Streptomyces sp. RKAG293 genome includes a region encoding these proteins:
- a CDS encoding isoprenylcysteine carboxyl methyltransferase family protein, translated as MIWYALLVAAVAAERVAELVVARRNERWSMSRGAVVAGQGHYPAMVALHTALLAGCLIEAGLADRPFVPALGWPMLAVVVAAQGLRWWCIRTLGPRWNTRVIVIPGMPLVTGGPYRWLGHPNYVAVVAEGLALPLVHTAWVTAVAFTVLNATLLAVRVRCENEALTGAAGPQAAPAGAPGSAAGLDATT; from the coding sequence ATGATCTGGTACGCACTGTTGGTGGCGGCGGTCGCCGCCGAGCGGGTCGCCGAACTCGTCGTCGCCCGGCGCAACGAGCGGTGGAGCATGTCCCGCGGAGCGGTCGTGGCCGGCCAGGGTCACTACCCCGCCATGGTCGCCCTGCACACCGCGCTGCTCGCCGGGTGCCTGATCGAGGCGGGGCTCGCCGACCGCCCCTTCGTACCCGCCCTGGGATGGCCGATGCTCGCCGTGGTGGTGGCGGCTCAGGGCCTTCGGTGGTGGTGCATCCGCACCCTGGGGCCGCGCTGGAACACCCGCGTGATCGTCATTCCCGGGATGCCGTTGGTGACCGGCGGCCCCTACCGGTGGCTCGGCCACCCCAACTACGTCGCCGTCGTCGCCGAAGGCCTGGCACTGCCCCTGGTGCACACCGCCTGGGTCACCGCGGTCGCCTTCACCGTCCTGAACGCCACGCTGCTGGCCGTGCGTGTGCGCTGTGAGAACGAGGCCCTGACCGGCGCCGCCGGACCGCAGGCGGCGCCGGCCGGGGCGCCGGGATCCGCCGCCGGCCTGGACGCGACGACATGA